Proteins encoded within one genomic window of Oncorhynchus nerka isolate Pitt River linkage group LG9b, Oner_Uvic_2.0, whole genome shotgun sequence:
- the LOC115114165 gene encoding angiomotin-like 2a codes for MSSTEEPSGTVLHRLIQEQLRYGNPTDARTLLAIQQQALRGGSGGSPGGGPGSGAGEGPGGSPRSSLESLTQEDSSFLQLSARQEPQGQEHQGDYQHSESSYQLYQLHGEELPTYEQAKAHSQYLAQHWAPATGAHKQLRERDYRAADEELIELKRGHMRSLSEHLLQLSLERNCAMAKSEAVRSSSHSYPELGYCAPPQGLQDKCSPHPEYSSVPIMSQGYMPIHTQEPQCVYRDIPQPIQTEQHRYVAPVQQQTETCYSMFTSRPPGVVEEPKQVELLMLENERLRQELEGHREKACRIQKLEQEIQRISEAYEALMQGSSKRESLEQTLRSRLVAEIRRLQDFNMDLRESLESARTQAAKEVEAADYNQHIMTKLLEQSEEQQFERERAERELQRLRNFAEEQGLRAEQLEEALEAQRCRGRQLEEELRRKRAYVEKVERLQSALAQLQATCEKREGLEMRLRTRLEQELKSLRVQQRQSHPPGVTVGSLHERLREREERILALEADMMRWEQKYLEESTMRQFAMDVAATAAAQRDTTIINHSPCHSSNNSFNEDLPVSDYRNQEMENRIRALYAHMLEKDAVIKVLHQRLHQDQVEKSGFCLRAAMSTSSISTAKCASVSKGKSLSDDQTPVSPLRCSSPAHPSQSCGSEDEAKVKEPTTGSKLSIDNAAAQQLKSSSLNTLRGLDDLEAEAVEIFI; via the exons ATGTCATCCACAGAAGAGCCGTCTGGCACGGTCCTGCACCGCCTCATCCAGGAACAACTACGCTACGGCAACCCCACAGACGCACGTACCCTCCTGGCCATCCAGCAGCAGGCCCTGCGCGGAGGCAGCGGAGGGTCCCCTGGTGGAGGGCCTGGGAGTGGAGCAGGAGAGGGCCCCGGTGGAAGTCCTCGCTCCTCTCTGGAGAGCCTCACCCAGGAAGACTCCTCATTCCTCCAACTGTCAGCCCGCCAGGAGCCCCAGGGCCAGGAACACCAGGGAGACTACCAGCACTCGGAGAGTAGCTACCAGCTTTACCAGCTCCACGGCGAGGAGCTGCCCACCTACGAGCAGGCCAAAGCCCACTCTCAGTACCTGGCTCAGCATTGGGCACCCGCCACAGGCGCCCACAAGCAGCTACGCGAACGGGACTACCGTGCGGCGGATGAGGAGCTGATTGAGTTGAAGCGAGGGCATATGCGATCGCTGAGTGAGCATCTCCTGCAGCTGTCTCTGGAGAGGAATTGTGCCATGGCGAAGTCTGAGGCAGTCAGGAGCTCCTCACATAGCTACCCGGAGCTGGGTTACTGCGCCCCCCCACAAGGCCTCCAGGACAAATGCAGCCCACACCCAGAGTACTCATCTGTTCCCATCATGTCCCAAGGATATATGCCCATCCACACCCAAGAGCCCCAGTGTGTGTACAGGGACATTCCCCAGCCAATCCAGACCGAGCAGCACAG GTATGTGGCCCCAGTTCAGCAGCAAACGGAGACCTGCTACAGCATGTTCACCAGTCGGCCCCCTGGTGTCGTGGAGGAGCCCAAGCAGGTGGAACTGCTGATGCTGGAGAATGAGAGGCTGAGGCAGGAGCTGGAGGGCCACCGAGAGAAGGCCTGCCGCATCCAGAAG ttggAGCAGGAGATCCAGAGGATCTCAGAGGCCTATGAGGCTCTGATGCAGGGCAGCAGTAAGAGGGAGAGCCTGGAGCAGACCCTGAGGAGCAGACTGGTGGCCGAGATCAGGAGGCTGCAGGACTTCAACATGGATCTTAGAG AAAGCCTGGAAAGTGCCAGAACACAGGCCGCAAAAGAAGTGGAAGCTGCCGACTACAACCAGCACATCATGACCAAACTGCTCGAGCAAA GCGAGGAGCAGCAGTTTGAGCGTGAGCGCGCCGAGCGCGAACTCCAGAGGCTCCGCAACTTCGCAGAGGAGCAGGGCCTGAGGGCGGAGCAGCTCGAGGAGGCCCTAGAGGCCCAGCGGTGCAGGGGCCGGCAGCTGGAAGAGGAACTGCGACGGAAGCGGGCCTACGTGGAGAAGGTGGAGCGGCTGCAGAGCGCCCTGGCTCAGCTGCAGGCCACCTGCGAGAAGCGCGAGGGCCTGGAGATGAGGTTGAGGACACGCCTGGAGCAAGAGCTGAAGAGCCTGAGGGTGCAGCAGAGGCAGTCTCACCCGCCGGGCGTGACGGTGGGCTCGCTGCACGAGCgtctgagggaaagagaggagcgtATCCTAGCCCTGGAGGCGGACATGATGCGCTGGGAGCAGAAGTACTTGGAGGAGAGCACCATGAGGCAGTTCGCCATGGACGTGGCCGCCACTGCCGCCGCTCAAAG AGACACAACCATCATCAACCATTCCCCCTGTCACTCTTCAAACAACAGCTTCAACGAGGACCTGCCTGTATCTGACTACCGAAACCAGGAGATGGAAAACCG GATCCGTGCTCTCTACGCCCATATGCTGGAGAAAGATGCTGTCATTAAGGTACTCCACCAGCGTTTGCACCAGGACCAGGTCGAGAAGAGTGGGTTTTGTCTGCGCGCCGCCATGTCCACTTCTTCAATTAGCACGGCCAAGTGCGCCAGCGTAAGCAAAG GTAAGAGTCTGTCAGAcgaccagactcctgtctctcctctccggtGCTCCTCCCCAGCTCACCCCAGCCAGAGCTGTGGATCAGAGGATGAAGCTAAGGTCAAGGAGCCAACCACTGGTTCTAAACTCAGCATTG ACAACGCTGCTGCTCAACAACTGAAGTCCTCCTCCCTGAACACATTGAGAGGCCTGGATGACTTGGAGGCAGAGGCAGTGGAAATCTTCATTTGA